TCTTTTTCCAGCAGGATCTCCACTGCGCCACGCTTGATTATTTCCATCTGCTCTGCAACAGTCATAACGCCTCCAAAACTCGATTCAAGCCCGGTCAGCCACATGAAACGGAAATTCGCTCAATTGATATAGCCTTTCCCGATGTCTCATTAACCTCTATAACCACGGCGTTGAGCCGGATGTTCTTTTTCGCCACTTCAAATTTTGTCGGCAGCTGTGTGAGGAATCTCTCGATAGCCTCTTCCTTGCGCACACCAATTACGGAGTCAAAGGCCCCGCACATGCCGGCGTCGGTCATGTAGGCGGTGCCGCCTGGGAGAATACGCTCGTCCGACGTTTGCACATGGGTATGAGTGCCCACAACTGCACTGACGCGACCGTCCAGGTAAAAACCGAGAGCCGCCTTTTCCGATGTGGCCTCGGCATGAAAATCAACAAATATGATGGGAGTTTCGACATTCAGTCGCTCTATCTCCCGGTCTGCGACTCTGAACGGGCAGTCAAGGTTATTCATAAAGACCCGCCCTTCCAGGTTAAGCACCGCGACCTTGACACCGCCGGCGGTTCTGATGATTGCACTACCCTGCCCCGGCGTTCCTTCAGGGTAATTTGCCGGCCTGACCAGTTTTTCTTCCTTTTTAATGAAAGATAAGGCGTCTTTTTTGTCCCAGATGTGATTACCGCTAGTGAGCATGTGGATACCACAGCCAAAGAGGTCTTTGGCCGTTTCCTCGGTGATGCCGAAGCCGCCGGCAGCATTCTCTCCATTGGCTATGACAAGATCGACAAAATAGCGGTCAATCAGGCGATGCAGCTCATAAGAAAGAGCCTGGCGCCCCGGCTTTCCGACAACATCTCCCAGAAACAGCAGTTTAACGGGCATATTCGGTAGCTCTGGTCTCTCTGATGACATTTACCTTTATCTGTCCAGGATAAGTCATTTCAGTCTCGATTTTTTTGGCAATGTCTTTGGCTAGAATCAGGGAGCGTTCGTCGCTGACCTCTTCACTGGCCACCATGACCCTGATCTCGCGTCCGGCCTGAATAGCAAATGAGTTGGTCACGCCGCTGAATGATGAAGCAATCCTCTCCAGATCGTCAAGCCGCTTGACGTAGGTTTCCATCATCTCGCGACGGGCACCGGGACGGGCTCCGGATAGGGCATCGGCGGCCTGAACAAGCACGGCAAGCACAGTTGCCGGCTTTTCGTCCTCGTGATGGGCCATGATCGCATGGATTATTTTTGGAGATTCACCGTATTTTTTGGCCAGTTCGGCACCGATAACCGCATGTGAGCCTTCTACCTCATGGTCAACAGCCTTTCCCAAATCATGTAAAAGCCCGGCTCTCTTGGCCTGCTTCACGTTGATGCCAAGCTCGGAAGCCATGATTCCGCAGAGAAACGCCACTTCCAACGAATGCTGATACACATTTTGGCTGTATGATGTCCTGTATTTGAGACGACCAATCAATTTGAGTATCTCGGGATGAATTCCATGAACACCCAAGTCGAAGGCAGCTTGTTCGCCGGCTTCTTTCATCGCCTGCTCTATCTCTTCCTCAGCCTTGGCGACAACCTCTTCAATTCTTCCAGGATGAATCCTGCCGTCAGCAATGAGTTTCTCCAGGGAAAGTTTGGCTACCTCCCGGCGTACCGGATTGAAACCAGAAAGAATCACCGCTTCGGGTGTATCGTCAATAATGAGATCTATTCCGGTTGCTGCTTCCAAAGCCCTTATGTTGCGCCCCTCACGGCCAATGATACGCCCCTTCATTTCATCCGAGGGGAGTGCAACAACCGAAACAGTTCGTTCTGCAACATATTCTCCGGCGTACCGCTGAATGGCAAGGGCCATTATTTCCTTGGATTTTTTGTCTGCAGTTTCTTTCGCTTCTTCCTCAATGGCCTTGATGCGCTTGGCTGCATCGAGTTTGGCTTCGTTTTCCATTGTTTCCATGAGGATCTTCTTTGCTTCTACAGCCGTCATACCGGATATATTTTCAAGCCTTGTCCGCTCTT
This region of Geotalea daltonii FRC-32 genomic DNA includes:
- a CDS encoding TIGR00282 family metallophosphoesterase codes for the protein MPVKLLFLGDVVGKPGRQALSYELHRLIDRYFVDLVIANGENAAGGFGITEETAKDLFGCGIHMLTSGNHIWDKKDALSFIKKEEKLVRPANYPEGTPGQGSAIIRTAGGVKVAVLNLEGRVFMNNLDCPFRVADREIERLNVETPIIFVDFHAEATSEKAALGFYLDGRVSAVVGTHTHVQTSDERILPGGTAYMTDAGMCGAFDSVIGVRKEEAIERFLTQLPTKFEVAKKNIRLNAVVIEVNETSGKAISIERISVSCG
- the rny gene encoding ribonuclease Y; the protein is MKIDMITIVLAVITAAVGFLIGNLLRKKSSDAIVASAEELAAKMLEESKRQAETITKEATLQAKDVVYQAKAEFERETKEKRRDLQALEKRLQQKEENLDKKVNLLDQRDAEFIKREQTLVTKEQGVAQKEEKLNQLISEERTRLENISGMTAVEAKKILMETMENEAKLDAAKRIKAIEEEAKETADKKSKEIMALAIQRYAGEYVAERTVSVVALPSDEMKGRIIGREGRNIRALEAATGIDLIIDDTPEAVILSGFNPVRREVAKLSLEKLIADGRIHPGRIEEVVAKAEEEIEQAMKEAGEQAAFDLGVHGIHPEILKLIGRLKYRTSYSQNVYQHSLEVAFLCGIMASELGINVKQAKRAGLLHDLGKAVDHEVEGSHAVIGAELAKKYGESPKIIHAIMAHHEDEKPATVLAVLVQAADALSGARPGARREMMETYVKRLDDLERIASSFSGVTNSFAIQAGREIRVMVASEEVSDERSLILAKDIAKKIETEMTYPGQIKVNVIRETRATEYAR